CTGATAGAATTTCAATTTCCGATGCAAAACTTTCAGCCGCAGACCTTGGTGAGATCGTCAAAATGATGATCAATGGTGAAATATCAAGTACTGCTACAAAAGAAGTAATCGAAGAGATTTTCAAAAATGGAGGCACTCCAAATCAAGTTGTTGAATCAAAAGGCCTCAAACAAGTTTCTGATACAGGACTTATTGATGAACTTTGCAAAAAAGTTATTGAAGCAAATCCATCCGTCGTTGAAGAAATTAAATCAGGCAAACCTCAAGCCATCGGTTTCTTGGTTGGCCAAGTTATGAAAGACTCCAAAGGTCAGGCTAATCCTGCAATGGTAAGTCAGACTTTGATTGGAATGATTGGATAGACATTATTTGCATTCAATTCGCTTTTGTTCTAGAATTACCGTTGTAAAAACAAAAATTTAAAAAACTCACTCATGGAATTAGTAAGTATGTTATATATCGTATTGATTGCAGCGATCATTATTTTGACTGTTTTGCTTGCGTTTGTGTTGATCTATGTTTTGTTTATTCTTCGTGATGTAAACAAAATCACAGAAACGACCAAAGATACTGCAGAGAAAATAAATACATTTGTGCTGAAACCTGTAATGTTAACACGAGAGCTTGTGAAACATGCGAAGCCTATTATTGAAGCTATTGAAGATAGAATGGCGAGTTCAGCAAAAAAGAAATCAAGTACTAAGAGTAGTAAGTCTAAGAAGTAGTATTGTTCTTATTTGAGAGTAATACTTTGATTGGAAATACAATTACTGCATTAAATATGCGTTTTATTCTGCGTGGCTCTTGGATTAGGCGGTAGAGCCATTCGAGGCCGAGCCTTCGAAGAAGGCGAGGGGCTCTTTTGCGGGCTTCCGCTATAAAATCAAATGCACCACCTATACCTATTGAGAGTTTCACAGATGGCAATGCTTTTAAGTTTTTTGAAATCCATATTTCTTGCTTTGGGAAATTCATAGCTACGAGCAAAAGATCCGGCTTAGTTTTTTTTATTGTAGCTATACATTCTTTTGAATTTAAATTATCCGTGTAAGATCCTGCAATATTTGCATGTTGTTTTTTTGCGTATGCGACTACTTTTTCACTACTTTTTTTTGATGCTCCGAGAAAAAAGATTGAAAATCCTTCAGTCTTACTAAGTTGTATGAGTTTAATTGTTAGATCAGTACCGGTTACTCGTTCCTTAATTATGAAATCTGTCTTATTAATTGCTTTTAAGAATTTTGACGCGTACAAAAGTCCAATTCCGTCAGGTATATTTAGACTGCTCTTATTGAGGATTGCTTGGTAAGATTTATCCTTTGCTGCCACTAGCGTTATTTCCGGATTTGGAGTAGTGAAATAATGCTGACTCTTGCCATGCAAAATATCGATGGCTTTTTGAGTTGATTCCTCAAAAGTGACTTTGTCGATGCGTGTGCCTAGGATGTAGAGGGATTTGTTTTCCATATACGTGTCAGTATATATACATATTATCTTAGATTTATCAGTACAGTATTGTCTTAATTCGCTATTCCATGCTATAATTGTAATATTATTATATGAAAAATTTCAAATGAATATGCAATCTGGGAAATTTGATAGTAGTGCGCAAAAAAAAGCAACTTTGGAACATATCAAACGTATCAAAAAACATGTGCAAAAAAAACAAGAAATAGATCAACGTCGGGTTGAGTATAAAGATACACAATCCTTGCTTGATTTTAATAACTTATAATGTATGGGAGATGATTTTGATGACAATTTGGATGGTGAGGCTTTTGAGGAGTGTCATGATGTGGCGAGAGTAAGGCCTCGAGACTCTTTTGATGATATGGAAGATGTGGCTGAGCATAGTGCACAGGTGCTCGTAGAGTTAGATCACTTGAATCAGAGTAATTTAGAACTGTATCAGTATGCAATCGACAATGGTTTAATTACTGAGGAAGAGATAATTTTTAATGTTGCAGAAGCTCTTGGTATACGACTTTCTTATGAAGATAAGGGTTGGTTTTTTCAAGGTGTCGCTGATGCTTTTTCTGATAAAGGTACTGATATTGGAGCTGTAGCTGCAGAATTGTACGTAAATCCAGGAGCTACTATTGGATTTATTTGGCAGCGTTGGAAGCAAGTTTTGAGTAATCCCTCTTTTTTGTGGGGTCAAGGTAAGCAAACCATTAAACAGTGGTG
This sequence is a window from Candidatus Peregrinibacteria bacterium. Protein-coding genes within it:
- a CDS encoding WecB/TagA/CpsF family glycosyltransferase, which produces MENKSLYILGTRIDKVTFEESTQKAIDILHGKSQHYFTTPNPEITLVAAKDKSYQAILNKSSLNIPDGIGLLYASKFLKAINKTDFIIKERVTGTDLTIKLIQLSKTEGFSIFFLGASKKSSEKVVAYAKKQHANIAGSYTDNLNSKECIATIKKTKPDLLLVAMNFPKQEIWISKNLKALPSVKLSIGIGGAFDFIAEARKRAPRLLRRLGLEWLYRLIQEPRRIKRIFNAVIVFPIKVLLSNKNNTTS